One part of the Polycyclovorans algicola TG408 genome encodes these proteins:
- a CDS encoding efflux RND transporter periplasmic adaptor subunit, with translation MTLRLPKPATAYLCWSAESSFDPGSLGLDRAAAASVFDGNRDPQARRQALAEHWQREVSAEDAQRLTMRLAAVNALIAGRVEPVPPPPGSWRKPAGLGTAASVNLPSSVPGSLVHPALVGGVQRYYVGAGRRAGGQLPGGPFVALGRCFTWPLYGRVRAALLLAWFAVMLFALWQRRADFSDGLVAHLISADYGLSVPLTIIAIHLISQSSLAAMARRLTRAQVSVGLPPKLWPFPHLRVDTAGRAEQLPRAQRLRLVAAPVVGSFALLTFMLTAWVIAGRQNAALTQALALPMMIVVGSLVLRANPLARYDGYAFLSQWLGVTDLRLQSIYALLRQRRPWHHQQRSLSFTALRVMFVATNLFFLAALLLLAHFTLPFLLTILGGIGFLLVVLGLGVMMYKQLGRPPMPRSGLGWNGWWKELREWRPTRKQIIIFVVLLLLCLFPYRYEPSGDFEVLPSARADVRALVAGDVREVLVSEGETVEKGQALARISDAESRAKVAASEASMAQLNADLALLEKGAKSEEIQVAEGRVATLERRSRFSRATESRLIKAFKEGGISVDEYEKARGTAEVDEQLLEEARRALALIESPARAEMLDATRAEMAREEALLVFHREQLEQTTLRAPISGRVLSDSLQFAVGSFLERGAVLAKIEQVGNRLAEVEVPESSIGEVREGAAARARAWAFPGTSFDGEVIAIAPAADSATYGQVVRVQLSIDDPEGRLKSGMTGSAKVEGPRYPAIYVFTRALWRFFMVEVWSWLP, from the coding sequence ATGACGCTACGCCTGCCCAAGCCCGCCACGGCCTACCTCTGCTGGTCGGCAGAGTCGAGCTTCGACCCCGGCAGCCTGGGCCTTGACCGAGCCGCTGCGGCGAGCGTCTTCGACGGCAACCGCGATCCGCAGGCACGCCGCCAAGCATTGGCTGAGCACTGGCAGCGCGAGGTGTCAGCCGAGGACGCACAGCGGCTGACGATGCGCCTCGCCGCCGTCAATGCCCTTATCGCCGGCCGGGTGGAGCCGGTGCCGCCACCGCCGGGCTCATGGCGCAAGCCCGCGGGCCTGGGCACGGCGGCGAGCGTGAACCTGCCCTCGTCGGTGCCGGGTTCGCTGGTGCATCCCGCGCTGGTGGGCGGCGTGCAGCGCTATTACGTGGGTGCCGGGCGCCGGGCGGGCGGGCAGTTGCCTGGCGGACCGTTTGTGGCGCTCGGGCGCTGCTTCACCTGGCCGCTGTATGGGCGCGTCCGCGCCGCGCTGTTGCTGGCCTGGTTTGCCGTCATGCTGTTCGCCCTGTGGCAACGCCGCGCCGACTTCAGCGATGGGCTCGTCGCCCACCTGATCAGTGCCGATTACGGGCTGTCGGTTCCGCTGACGATTATCGCCATCCACCTCATCTCGCAGAGCAGCCTCGCGGCCATGGCACGTCGCCTGACGCGGGCGCAGGTCAGTGTCGGTCTGCCACCCAAGCTGTGGCCGTTTCCCCATCTACGGGTTGACACGGCTGGGCGCGCCGAGCAGTTGCCGCGCGCCCAGCGCCTGCGGCTGGTGGCCGCGCCCGTGGTCGGCAGCTTTGCGCTGCTGACCTTCATGCTCACCGCCTGGGTCATCGCCGGCCGACAGAACGCCGCTCTGACGCAGGCGCTGGCCCTGCCAATGATGATCGTGGTCGGCTCGCTGGTGCTGCGTGCCAATCCACTGGCGCGCTATGACGGCTACGCGTTTTTATCGCAGTGGCTGGGCGTCACCGACCTGCGTCTGCAATCGATCTACGCCTTGCTGCGCCAGCGCCGGCCCTGGCATCACCAGCAACGTTCGCTGTCGTTCACCGCGTTGCGGGTGATGTTCGTCGCAACCAACCTGTTTTTTCTGGCAGCGCTGTTGCTGCTGGCGCATTTCACGCTGCCCTTCCTGCTAACGATATTGGGCGGCATCGGGTTTCTTTTAGTGGTTCTGGGACTGGGGGTCATGATGTACAAGCAACTCGGGCGGCCGCCGATGCCGCGTAGCGGACTCGGCTGGAATGGCTGGTGGAAGGAACTGCGCGAATGGCGCCCCACACGCAAGCAAATCATTATTTTCGTGGTGCTGTTGCTGCTGTGCCTGTTCCCCTACCGCTACGAGCCCAGCGGTGATTTCGAGGTGTTGCCCAGTGCCAGGGCCGATGTGCGTGCGCTGGTGGCGGGCGATGTTCGCGAAGTGCTGGTCAGCGAAGGCGAGACAGTTGAAAAGGGCCAGGCGCTGGCGCGTATTTCAGACGCCGAAAGCCGCGCCAAGGTGGCCGCCAGCGAGGCGTCGATGGCGCAGCTCAACGCTGATCTGGCACTACTGGAGAAAGGCGCAAAGAGCGAAGAAATTCAGGTCGCCGAAGGACGTGTCGCCACCCTGGAGCGTCGTTCCCGCTTCTCGCGCGCCACCGAATCGCGGCTGATCAAAGCCTTCAAGGAAGGCGGTATCAGCGTCGATGAGTACGAAAAGGCGCGCGGCACCGCCGAGGTGGATGAGCAACTGCTGGAAGAAGCCCGCCGTGCGCTGGCGCTGATCGAAAGCCCGGCACGCGCCGAGATGCTCGATGCCACCCGTGCCGAAATGGCCCGCGAAGAAGCGCTGCTGGTCTTCCACCGGGAGCAACTGGAACAGACCACCTTGCGTGCACCGATCAGCGGCCGGGTGCTGTCGGACTCGCTGCAGTTCGCGGTCGGCAGCTTTCTGGAACGCGGCGCGGTGCTGGCGAAGATCGAGCAGGTGGGCAACCGCCTGGCCGAGGTCGAGGTCCCGGAATCGTCCATCGGTGAGGTCCGCGAAGGTGCCGCCGCACGGGCGCGCGCCTGGGCGTTTCCGGGCACCAGCTTCGACGGTGAAGTGATCGCCATCGCCCCCGCCGCCGACAGCGCGACCTACGGACAAGTGGTGCGGGTGCAATTGTCGATTGATGACCCCGAAGGCCGTCTCAAGTCGGGCATGACCGGCTCGGCCAAGGTGGAAGGCCCGCGTTACCCCGCCATTTACGTTTTCACCCGGGCGCTGTGGCGCTTCTTCATGGTGGAAGTCTGGTCCTGGCTCCCCTGA
- a CDS encoding sulfotransferase, giving the protein MSGVILLAGAPFSGSSLLAQVLGSHPQCAAAPELKLGLADTVGELLTLADLSQVPLLDGLLRFVAEHHGGGQHRAGIAKAKAWLEEATDATTTELLTELKNGVAPRALVIPDGEAALRPDELLRWQQLDPDLRVVQCLRHPLTHGAVWAPWLQGQLYVPPDFRDHHVSPAAALIEPQIPWLRCNRNLQRWVPEAQCTAFRMEDLEDDPVAALRALCLALRLDDDDEALAAMQAISRSPFADWGPPEAPGGLEMDALAPVLDTALPITLPAQLDAEVLWQVEQPGQSRPLDAEVIALARQYGYT; this is encoded by the coding sequence GTGAGTGGCGTCATCCTGCTCGCCGGGGCGCCGTTCAGTGGCAGCTCGCTGTTGGCGCAGGTGCTGGGCTCACACCCACAATGTGCCGCCGCGCCAGAGCTGAAATTGGGCCTTGCCGACACCGTCGGCGAATTGTTGACGCTGGCCGATCTGAGCCAGGTGCCGCTGCTGGATGGCCTGCTGCGTTTCGTCGCCGAACACCACGGCGGTGGTCAGCATCGCGCCGGAATCGCAAAGGCGAAGGCCTGGCTGGAGGAAGCCACCGACGCCACCACCACCGAGCTGCTGACCGAACTGAAAAACGGTGTGGCGCCGCGCGCACTGGTCATCCCCGACGGTGAAGCCGCACTGCGGCCCGACGAGTTGCTGCGCTGGCAACAACTGGACCCCGATCTGCGGGTGGTGCAGTGCCTGCGCCACCCGCTCACCCACGGCGCGGTCTGGGCGCCCTGGCTGCAAGGCCAGCTTTATGTGCCGCCCGATTTTCGTGACCACCACGTGTCGCCCGCTGCGGCCTTGATCGAGCCGCAGATTCCGTGGCTGCGCTGCAACCGCAATCTGCAGCGCTGGGTGCCCGAGGCCCAGTGCACAGCCTTCCGCATGGAAGATCTTGAAGACGACCCAGTCGCCGCACTTCGCGCCCTGTGCCTCGCGCTGAGGCTCGATGACGACGACGAGGCGCTGGCCGCCATGCAGGCCATCAGCCGCAGCCCCTTCGCCGACTGGGGGCCGCCCGAAGCACCCGGCGGACTCGAAATGGACGCTTTGGCACCGGTGTTAGACACGGCATTGCCCATCACCCTGCCCGCACAACTCGACGCCGAAGTGCTCTGGCAGGTCGAACAGCCGGGGCAGTCACGACCGCTCGATGCAGAAGTCATCGCCCTGGCGCGACAATACGGCTACACCTGA
- a CDS encoding GDSL-type esterase/lipase family protein, with translation MQKSSPWRDNTATPDRDTAMLKPLHLIIPLVVLLSACSRGPGAPEGQIVLQQEAVVLAIGDSITTGHRLPADQAWPSIVARKTGLRVFNRARNGATSDEVLDTLDALLDEFEPALVIATVGGNDFLRRQPLSQTEANLREMADIITARGARFLVLGLAQPQRSSVHPLYIAALTDITGTYLDRTVLPYVYGKRSLRADPIHPNAEGHKVIAQRVAQWLGRE, from the coding sequence ATGCAGAAGTCATCGCCCTGGCGCGACAATACGGCTACACCTGACCGCGATACCGCCATGCTCAAGCCGCTGCACCTGATCATTCCGCTCGTCGTGCTGCTGTCGGCCTGCAGCCGCGGGCCGGGTGCGCCTGAAGGGCAAATCGTGTTGCAGCAGGAGGCCGTGGTGCTGGCCATCGGCGACTCGATCACCACCGGACACCGCCTGCCCGCCGACCAGGCCTGGCCGTCCATCGTGGCCCGCAAAACCGGGCTGCGCGTCTTCAACCGGGCGCGCAACGGCGCCACCTCTGACGAGGTGCTCGACACCTTGGACGCACTGCTGGACGAGTTTGAGCCCGCGCTGGTGATTGCAACGGTCGGCGGCAACGACTTTCTGCGGCGCCAACCGCTGTCACAGACCGAAGCCAACCTGCGCGAGATGGCCGACATCATCACCGCACGCGGTGCCCGCTTTCTGGTGCTCGGGCTGGCCCAGCCGCAGCGTTCGAGCGTGCATCCGCTGTACATCGCGGCGCTGACCGACATCACCGGCACCTACCTGGACCGCACGGTGCTGCCCTACGTCTACGGCAAGCGCAGCCTGCGCGCTGACCCCATTCACCCCAACGCCGAAGGTCACAAGGTCATTGCCCAGCGCGTCGCCCAGTGGCTGGGCCGGGAGTAG
- a CDS encoding transglutaminase-like domain-containing protein, producing MNQTNQTDQSPPPNPDDCLRATAFIDSDHPDVVAYAAQAMGDADSAIDKAVRLYYAVRDDIRYDPYTIDLSPSGMRASTVLQTGRGWCVNKAVLLAAVCRVAGIPAALGFADVRNHLSTERLREAMGTDLFHYHGYTALFLDGQWVKATPAFNLSLCEKMSLKPLEFDGRADSIYHPFDLSGARHMEYVTFRGERADLPLDELLQAFAVYYPNMSRLDNADFDQDLVVKRGPSQS from the coding sequence ATGAATCAAACAAATCAAACAGATCAATCACCGCCCCCCAACCCCGACGACTGCCTGCGCGCCACCGCGTTCATCGACAGCGATCACCCCGACGTCGTGGCCTACGCCGCGCAGGCGATGGGTGATGCCGACAGTGCCATCGACAAGGCCGTGCGGCTTTATTACGCCGTGCGTGACGACATCCGCTACGACCCTTACACCATCGACCTGAGCCCCTCCGGCATGCGGGCCAGCACGGTCCTGCAAACCGGACGCGGCTGGTGCGTGAACAAGGCGGTGTTGCTCGCCGCCGTGTGTCGCGTGGCCGGCATTCCGGCGGCACTGGGCTTCGCCGACGTGCGCAATCACCTGTCCACCGAGCGGCTGCGCGAGGCGATGGGCACCGACCTGTTTCACTACCACGGCTACACCGCACTCTTTCTGGACGGCCAGTGGGTCAAGGCCACACCGGCCTTCAACCTGTCGCTGTGCGAAAAAATGAGCCTGAAACCGCTGGAATTCGACGGTCGCGCCGACTCGATCTACCACCCCTTCGACCTGTCCGGCGCGCGGCACATGGAGTACGTCACCTTTCGCGGCGAACGCGCCGACCTGCCGCTGGACGAGCTGCTGCAGGCCTTTGCGGTCTACTACCCGAACATGAGCCGGCTCGACAACGCCGACTTTGATCAGGATCTGGTCGTCAAGCGCGGCCCCTCACAGAGCTGA
- a CDS encoding zinc-dependent alcohol dehydrogenase family protein, giving the protein MTNTIRVRLPASLDSLTPDTVEPRQPGPGEVLFKVRASSLNFHDYAVVAGLIKTADGRIPMSDGAGDVIAVGEGVTEFKPGDKVLSTFFTDWPDGICESKDFTTVPGDGMDGYATEFATVPAQALTRYPNSYSYEEAATLTCAGVTAWRALMTNGQLKAGETVLVQGSGGVSVFALQLAKMAGAKVIATSSSDEKLERLGALGADHLINYKKTPNWGEAAAKLSGGGVDHVVEIGGPGTLPQSIHAIRNGGHIALIGVLTGWEGVVPTALLMRKQGRLIGLTVGSRRDQLDLVRACEVNGMRPVIDRSFPLQELGDAFRYQLSGAHLGKICLQVS; this is encoded by the coding sequence TTGACCAACACGATCCGCGTTCGCCTGCCCGCCAGCCTCGACAGCCTCACGCCCGACACCGTCGAACCCCGCCAGCCCGGCCCCGGCGAAGTACTGTTCAAGGTGCGCGCCAGTTCGCTCAACTTTCATGACTATGCCGTGGTGGCGGGCCTCATCAAAACGGCCGACGGCCGCATCCCCATGTCGGACGGTGCCGGTGATGTCATCGCCGTCGGCGAAGGGGTGACCGAATTCAAACCCGGTGACAAGGTGCTCAGCACCTTCTTCACCGACTGGCCCGATGGCATCTGCGAGTCAAAGGACTTCACCACCGTACCCGGCGACGGCATGGACGGCTACGCCACCGAATTCGCCACTGTTCCGGCACAAGCGCTGACCCGCTACCCCAACAGCTACAGCTACGAAGAAGCCGCCACCTTGACCTGTGCGGGGGTCACCGCCTGGCGCGCGTTGATGACCAACGGCCAGCTCAAGGCCGGTGAAACGGTGCTGGTTCAGGGCAGCGGCGGGGTGTCGGTGTTCGCCCTGCAGTTGGCCAAAATGGCCGGTGCCAAAGTGATTGCCACCTCGTCGTCCGACGAGAAGCTGGAACGCCTGGGCGCGCTGGGCGCTGATCATTTAATCAATTACAAGAAAACCCCGAACTGGGGCGAAGCGGCGGCCAAGCTCTCCGGCGGCGGGGTTGATCACGTGGTCGAAATTGGTGGCCCCGGCACCTTGCCGCAGTCGATCCACGCCATTCGCAACGGCGGCCACATCGCCCTGATCGGGGTGCTCACCGGCTGGGAAGGTGTGGTGCCCACCGCCCTGTTGATGCGCAAGCAGGGCCGTTTGATTGGCCTCACCGTGGGCAGCCGGCGCGACCAACTGGACCTGGTGCGTGCCTGCGAAGTCAACGGCATGCGCCCGGTGATCGATCGCAGTTTCCCGCTGCAGGAACTGGGCGATGCCTTCCGCTACCAACTCTCGGGCGCGCACCTCGGCAAGATTTGCCTGCAGGTCTCCTGA
- a CDS encoding alpha/beta fold hydrolase gives MSERHSRLLQVNGGRIHAVIQGEGPMVLLLHGFPESWYSWRHQLGALADAGYRAVAIDQRGYGQSSKYWAQDAYRIDRLVEDAVGVVAALGETQAVVVGHDWGAPVAWTSAWMRPDVFRGVVGVSVPFSGRGLVALPGSPFGERSPDELHAELAGPGRDFYQTYFGEKTRVITEIESDVRAWLRGVVYTLSGDAPPPVLQMIAAQHSAAAIRDGGLCIPHDGRMIDGLMQPETLPAWFDEADLDFFTHEFERSGFAGPLNYYANLQDSWEFLEGQQHKPLSVPAMFIGGEFDIATAWGREAIEKAGSVMPDYRGNLIVKGSGHWIQQEKPDETNAALIDFLRQLA, from the coding sequence ATGAGTGAACGTCATTCCCGGCTGCTGCAGGTCAACGGCGGCCGTATCCACGCCGTCATCCAGGGCGAAGGCCCGATGGTGTTGCTGCTGCACGGCTTTCCCGAGTCCTGGTACTCGTGGCGGCATCAGCTTGGGGCCTTGGCCGACGCGGGCTATCGCGCCGTGGCCATCGACCAGCGCGGCTATGGCCAGTCGTCAAAGTATTGGGCCCAGGACGCTTATCGCATCGACCGTCTGGTCGAGGATGCAGTAGGGGTGGTCGCTGCCCTGGGTGAAACGCAGGCCGTGGTGGTGGGCCACGACTGGGGTGCGCCGGTGGCGTGGACCAGTGCATGGATGCGCCCGGACGTGTTTCGCGGCGTGGTGGGGGTCAGCGTGCCGTTTTCCGGGCGCGGTCTGGTCGCACTGCCGGGCAGCCCGTTTGGCGAGCGCAGCCCGGACGAACTTCACGCCGAACTGGCCGGGCCGGGCCGCGATTTCTACCAGACCTATTTTGGCGAGAAGACGCGGGTCATCACCGAGATTGAGAGCGATGTCCGCGCCTGGCTTCGCGGCGTGGTCTACACCCTGTCGGGCGATGCGCCGCCCCCGGTGTTGCAGATGATTGCGGCGCAGCACTCGGCCGCGGCGATTCGCGATGGCGGCCTGTGCATTCCACACGACGGCCGCATGATTGATGGCCTGATGCAACCCGAAACCTTGCCGGCGTGGTTCGACGAGGCCGACCTGGACTTCTTCACCCACGAGTTTGAGCGCTCGGGCTTTGCCGGCCCGCTGAACTACTACGCCAACCTTCAGGACAGTTGGGAATTCCTCGAAGGGCAGCAGCACAAGCCGCTGTCGGTGCCGGCGATGTTCATCGGTGGCGAGTTCGACATCGCCACCGCATGGGGTCGCGAAGCCATCGAAAAGGCGGGTTCGGTGATGCCCGACTACCGCGGTAACCTGATCGTGAAGGGCTCAGGTCACTGGATTCAGCAGGAAAAGCCTGACGAAACCAACGCCGCGTTGATCGATTTTCTGCGGCAGTTGGCCTGA
- a CDS encoding fumarylacetoacetate hydrolase family protein produces MRLAQRRDPDGSLHPALINGDRVYDITAHLPHAPREMIDLLPQVDALKADLEALLKCPADHRLPDIALAAPITRPGKIMALGLNYRDHIAEAGLASPEAQTWFAKMSTAANGPFDAVDLPKVSDKLDYEAELAFVIGRRTRHADREQARAAIAGYCVANDVSVRDFQFHSSQFVVGKSFDTHCPFGPWIVTADEIVDPQTLGIRCFVNGEERQNSNTAGMVFDVFAMVVYLSQAMTLEPGDLILTGTPAGVGAVRKPRLYLKAGDVVRVEIDEIGHIENRIVPETTPEPRA; encoded by the coding sequence ATGCGACTGGCCCAGCGCCGCGACCCGGACGGCAGCCTTCATCCCGCGCTGATCAACGGCGACCGGGTGTACGACATCACCGCGCACCTGCCACACGCCCCGCGCGAGATGATTGACCTGTTGCCCCAGGTCGACGCGCTGAAAGCCGACCTGGAGGCGCTGCTCAAGTGCCCGGCCGATCATCGCTTGCCCGACATCGCGCTGGCGGCGCCCATCACCCGGCCGGGCAAGATCATGGCGCTGGGCCTGAACTACCGCGACCACATCGCCGAGGCCGGTCTGGCGTCGCCCGAGGCGCAAACCTGGTTCGCAAAAATGTCCACCGCCGCCAATGGACCGTTCGATGCCGTGGACCTGCCGAAGGTCTCCGACAAGCTCGACTACGAGGCCGAGCTGGCCTTCGTGATTGGCCGCCGCACCCGCCATGCCGACCGCGAACAGGCGCGCGCGGCGATTGCCGGTTACTGTGTCGCCAACGACGTGAGCGTCCGCGACTTCCAGTTCCACAGCAGCCAGTTCGTGGTCGGCAAAAGCTTCGACACGCACTGCCCCTTCGGACCGTGGATCGTCACCGCCGACGAAATCGTCGACCCGCAGACGCTGGGCATCCGCTGCTTCGTCAATGGCGAAGAACGGCAGAACTCCAACACCGCCGGGATGGTGTTCGACGTGTTCGCCATGGTGGTCTACCTGAGCCAGGCCATGACCCTGGAGCCTGGCGACCTGATTCTGACCGGCACGCCCGCCGGCGTCGGCGCGGTGCGCAAGCCGCGCCTTTACCTGAAGGCCGGCGACGTGGTGCGGGTCGAGATTGACGAGATCGGCCACATCGAAAATCGCATCGTCCCCGAAACCACCCCCGAGCCCCGCGCATGA